Proteins from a genomic interval of Microbacterium phyllosphaerae:
- the pyrR gene encoding bifunctional pyr operon transcriptional regulator/uracil phosphoribosyltransferase PyrR, which translates to MSARTVLHEADISRALTRIAHEILESNRGAENLVLLGIPTRGVTLARRLASVIGEIAQTAVPVGALDVTMFRDDLAKHPTRSPRPTDIPVGGIDGRTVVLVDDVLFSGRSIRAALDALQSIGRPAVVRLAILVDRGHRELPIRPDFVGKNIPSSRQERVNVRLTEDDGSEEVTIEA; encoded by the coding sequence ATGAGTGCACGCACCGTTCTGCACGAAGCCGATATCTCGCGGGCTCTGACCCGCATCGCACACGAGATCCTCGAGTCGAACCGAGGGGCGGAGAACCTCGTCCTGCTGGGCATTCCGACCCGCGGCGTCACTCTCGCCCGTCGCCTCGCCAGTGTCATCGGCGAGATCGCACAGACCGCGGTGCCGGTGGGAGCGCTCGACGTCACGATGTTCCGTGACGATCTCGCGAAGCACCCGACCCGGTCGCCGCGTCCGACGGACATCCCGGTCGGCGGCATCGACGGACGCACCGTGGTCCTGGTCGACGACGTGCTCTTCTCGGGACGCAGCATCCGTGCCGCTCTCGACGCACTGCAGTCGATCGGCCGCCCGGCTGTGGTCCGCCTGGCGATCCTCGTCGACCGCGGTCACCGCGAGCTGCCGATCCGCCCCGACTTCGTCGGCAAGAACATCCCTTCGTCCCGACAGGAGCGTGTCAACGTGCGCCTCACCGAAGACGACGGCTCCGAAGAGGTGACGATCGAAGCATGA
- the efp gene encoding elongation factor P yields MASTADIKNGVVLSIERQLWSVVEFQHVKPGKGGAFVRTKLKNVMSGKVVDKTFNAGAKIEIENVDRRDYTYLYTDGDGYVFMDQTDYDQITVSAATVGDAKNFLLENQQVTIALNNGNPLYIDLPASVILEITYTEPGLQGDRSSAGTKPATLETGYEIQVPLFVETNTKVKVDTRTGDYLGREK; encoded by the coding sequence ATGGCATCTACCGCAGACATCAAGAACGGCGTCGTCCTCAGCATCGAGCGCCAGCTCTGGAGCGTCGTCGAGTTCCAGCACGTCAAGCCCGGCAAGGGCGGCGCGTTCGTCCGCACCAAGCTCAAGAACGTGATGAGCGGCAAGGTCGTCGACAAGACGTTCAACGCCGGAGCGAAGATCGAGATCGAGAACGTCGACCGTCGCGACTACACCTACCTGTACACCGACGGTGACGGCTACGTGTTCATGGACCAGACCGACTACGACCAGATCACCGTGAGCGCGGCGACCGTCGGCGACGCGAAGAACTTCCTGCTCGAGAACCAGCAGGTCACGATCGCGCTCAACAACGGCAACCCGCTCTACATCGACCTGCCGGCTTCCGTGATCCTCGAGATCACGTACACCGAGCCCGGCCTGCAGGGTGACCGTTCGTCGGCGGGCACGAAGCCCGCCACGCTCGAGACCGGCTACGAGATCCAGGTCCCGCTGTTCGTCGAGACCAACACCAAGGTCAAGGTCGACACGCGCACGGGCGACTACCTCGGCCGCGAGAAGTAA
- the aroB gene encoding 3-dehydroquinate synthase codes for MSTTTISVTGETPYDITIGRGILDQVSAALDPGVRKILVVHPPTLAARAAELRDRLLADVENGPREVLLAEVPDAEQGKRIEVAAFCWQVMGQADFTRTDAVVGYGGGAVTDLAGFVAATWLRGVQVVQVPTTVLGLVDASVGGKTGINTAEGKNLVGAFWAPRAVIGDLDELASLSPNEATAGFAEVAKAGFIWAPEILDIIEADPARAVDTTTPEFRRAVELAIDMKAKVVSDDFREAGQREILNYGHTLGHAIEHAERYRWRHGAAISIGMLYAAELSRLAGRLSDDAAERHRTILESLGLPTGYRAGAWPQLLATMQRDKKSRGGMLRFILLDDIAKPTVLQAPDESLLFAAYQEIGD; via the coding sequence ATGAGCACCACCACCATCAGCGTGACGGGGGAGACCCCGTACGACATCACCATCGGACGAGGGATCCTCGATCAGGTCTCCGCGGCTCTGGATCCCGGGGTGCGCAAGATCCTCGTCGTGCACCCTCCGACGCTCGCGGCCCGCGCCGCCGAGCTGCGCGATCGGCTTCTGGCCGACGTCGAGAACGGACCGCGCGAGGTGCTGCTGGCCGAGGTGCCGGATGCGGAGCAGGGCAAGCGCATCGAGGTCGCGGCGTTCTGCTGGCAGGTCATGGGCCAGGCCGACTTCACCCGCACGGATGCCGTCGTCGGCTACGGCGGCGGCGCGGTCACGGATCTCGCGGGCTTCGTGGCGGCGACCTGGCTGCGCGGAGTGCAGGTCGTCCAGGTGCCGACGACGGTGCTCGGACTCGTCGACGCCTCGGTCGGCGGGAAGACGGGGATCAACACCGCCGAGGGGAAGAACCTCGTGGGCGCCTTCTGGGCTCCGCGCGCCGTGATCGGCGATCTCGACGAGCTCGCGAGCCTCAGCCCGAACGAGGCGACCGCAGGGTTCGCCGAGGTCGCGAAGGCCGGTTTCATCTGGGCACCCGAGATCCTCGACATCATCGAGGCCGATCCGGCGCGCGCCGTCGACACGACGACCCCCGAGTTCCGTCGTGCGGTCGAACTCGCGATCGACATGAAGGCGAAGGTCGTCTCCGACGACTTCCGGGAGGCGGGGCAGCGCGAGATCCTCAACTACGGTCACACGCTCGGCCATGCGATCGAGCATGCGGAGCGCTACCGGTGGCGCCACGGCGCGGCGATCTCGATCGGGATGCTGTACGCGGCGGAGCTGTCACGGCTCGCCGGACGCCTCTCGGACGACGCCGCGGAGCGCCACCGCACGATCCTCGAATCGCTGGGCCTTCCGACCGGGTACCGCGCGGGTGCCTGGCCGCAGCTGCTGGCGACGATGCAGCGTGACAAGAAGAGCCGAGGCGGGATGCTGCGCTTCATCCTGCTCGACGACATCGCGAAGCCCACGGTGCTGCAGGCACCCGACGAATCGCTGCTGTTCGCCGCGTACCAGGAGATCGGCGACTGA
- a CDS encoding shikimate kinase: MTSEAEQLTLVLVGPMAAGKTSVGRRVAKKLGVPFVDTDKRVVAAHGPIPAIFADHGEAHFRSLERAEVAAALSTGGVVSLGGGAVTDPGTRALLLEHPVVFLTVSPEVVVHRINAGGRPLLAGDDPVGRWTQIFEERRGWYDEVASVTFDTSRRPMQRIADDIVAWRRELA, encoded by the coding sequence ATGACGAGCGAGGCTGAGCAGCTGACGCTGGTTCTCGTCGGTCCGATGGCGGCCGGCAAGACCAGCGTCGGACGCCGTGTCGCGAAGAAGCTCGGCGTGCCCTTCGTCGACACCGACAAGCGCGTCGTCGCTGCACACGGGCCCATCCCTGCGATCTTCGCCGACCACGGGGAGGCGCATTTCCGCTCGCTCGAGCGCGCCGAGGTGGCCGCCGCTCTGAGCACGGGTGGAGTGGTCTCCCTCGGAGGCGGAGCCGTGACCGATCCGGGAACACGGGCGCTGCTGCTCGAGCATCCCGTGGTCTTCCTGACCGTGTCGCCGGAGGTGGTCGTGCATCGCATCAACGCCGGTGGTCGACCGCTGCTCGCGGGAGACGACCCGGTCGGGCGATGGACGCAGATCTTCGAAGAACGTCGAGGCTGGTACGACGAGGTGGCATCCGTGACGTTCGACACGTCTCGGCGCCCCATGCAGCGCATCGCCGACGACATCGTGGCCTGGAGGAGAGAACTGGCATGA
- a CDS encoding dihydroorotase has translation MSETLVITGAQLLGAESADIIVENGVIAEIGTGLSRTGARVIDAAGLVALPGLVDLHTHLREPGYEASETILTGTRAAAAGGFTAVFAMPNTSPVADTAGVVEQELALGEAAGYATVQPIGAVTVGQKGERLAELGAMATSRAQVRVFSDDGFCVFDPLIMRRALEYVKSFDGVIAQHAQDPRLTEGAQMNEGTVSAELGLAGWPAVAEESIIARDVLLAEHVGSRLHVCHLSTAGSVDIIRWAKKRGINVTAEVTPHHLLLTDELVRGYDARYKVNPPLRREEDVLAVREGLADGTIDIVATDHAPHPSEHKACEWQAAANGMVGLESALRVVHQSMVQTGLIGWEDVARVMSAAPARIGRLSGHGTALEVGAPAQIALYDASVAGVFTEADLHGRSVNSPYLGRDLPGRVEYTVHGGVLTVDAGAVVSELLA, from the coding sequence GTGAGCGAGACCCTCGTCATCACCGGCGCACAGCTTCTCGGTGCGGAGAGCGCCGACATCATCGTGGAGAACGGGGTGATCGCCGAGATCGGAACCGGTCTCTCCCGCACGGGGGCCCGTGTCATCGACGCGGCGGGCCTCGTCGCACTTCCCGGTCTCGTCGATCTGCACACCCATCTTCGCGAACCGGGCTACGAGGCCTCCGAGACGATCCTCACCGGCACCCGTGCGGCAGCGGCCGGTGGTTTCACGGCCGTCTTCGCCATGCCGAACACCTCCCCGGTCGCCGACACAGCCGGTGTGGTCGAGCAGGAGCTCGCGCTGGGTGAGGCCGCAGGCTACGCCACGGTCCAGCCGATCGGCGCCGTCACGGTCGGTCAGAAGGGCGAGCGCCTCGCCGAGCTGGGCGCGATGGCGACGTCGCGCGCCCAGGTGCGCGTCTTCAGCGACGACGGCTTCTGCGTCTTCGATCCGCTGATCATGCGCCGTGCGCTCGAGTACGTGAAGTCGTTCGACGGGGTCATCGCACAGCATGCGCAGGACCCGCGGCTCACCGAGGGCGCCCAGATGAACGAGGGCACCGTCTCGGCCGAGCTCGGACTCGCCGGGTGGCCGGCGGTCGCGGAGGAGTCGATCATCGCCCGTGATGTGCTCCTCGCCGAGCACGTGGGCTCGCGTCTGCACGTCTGCCATCTCTCGACGGCCGGCTCGGTCGACATCATCCGCTGGGCCAAGAAGCGGGGCATCAACGTCACCGCCGAGGTGACCCCTCACCACCTGCTGCTGACCGACGAGCTGGTGCGCGGCTACGACGCCCGGTACAAGGTCAACCCGCCGCTCCGCCGCGAAGAGGATGTGCTCGCCGTACGCGAGGGCCTCGCCGACGGCACGATCGACATCGTCGCCACCGACCACGCCCCGCACCCGAGCGAGCACAAGGCGTGCGAGTGGCAGGCCGCCGCGAACGGAATGGTCGGGCTCGAGAGCGCACTGCGCGTCGTGCACCAGTCGATGGTGCAGACCGGCCTGATCGGCTGGGAGGACGTGGCTCGCGTGATGAGCGCCGCACCGGCACGGATCGGTCGCCTGTCGGGGCACGGCACCGCGCTCGAGGTCGGTGCGCCGGCGCAGATCGCGCTCTACGACGCGTCGGTCGCAGGGGTCTTCACCGAGGCCGACCTGCACGGCCGCAGCGTGAACTCGCCCTACCTCGGACGCGACCTGCCCGGACGCGTCGAGTACACGGTGCACGGTGGCGTCCTCACCGTCGACGCCGGTGCCGTGGTCTCGGAGCTCCTGGCATGA
- a CDS encoding aspartate carbamoyltransferase catalytic subunit: protein MRHLLDTRTLDRETALRILDVAEDMSDTQSREVKKLPTLRGKTVVNLFFEDSTRTRISFEAAAKRLSADVINFAAKGSSVSKGESLKDTAQTLQAMGADAVVIRHPASGAPQTLATSGWISAGVVNAGDGTHEHPTQALLDAFTIRKRRFGADSRGRDLAGIRVVIVGDVLHSRVARSNVWLLSTLGAEVTLVSPPTLVPQNVSLWPARVVYDLDQALAEGPDAVMMLRIQLERMNAAYFPTEREYSRRWGLDALRVAGLPDGSIVMHPGPMNRGLEISSEAADSPRSTVLEQVTNGVSIRMAVLYLLLAGERDDERGGDQ from the coding sequence ATGAGACATCTCCTCGACACCCGCACCCTCGACCGCGAGACCGCTCTGCGGATCCTCGACGTCGCCGAGGACATGTCCGACACGCAGTCGCGCGAGGTCAAGAAGCTCCCGACGCTCCGAGGCAAGACCGTCGTCAACCTCTTCTTCGAGGACTCGACGCGCACCCGCATCTCGTTCGAGGCTGCGGCGAAGCGTCTCTCGGCCGACGTCATCAACTTCGCAGCGAAGGGCTCCAGCGTCTCGAAAGGCGAGAGTCTGAAGGACACCGCCCAGACGCTGCAGGCGATGGGCGCGGATGCGGTCGTCATCCGGCACCCCGCCTCCGGCGCTCCTCAGACTCTCGCGACGAGCGGCTGGATCTCGGCGGGCGTCGTCAACGCGGGCGACGGTACGCACGAGCATCCGACGCAGGCGCTCCTCGACGCCTTCACGATCCGCAAGCGACGCTTCGGTGCCGACAGCCGCGGTCGCGACCTCGCCGGCATCAGGGTCGTCATCGTCGGCGACGTGCTGCACTCACGCGTCGCGCGCTCCAACGTCTGGCTGCTCTCGACGCTCGGTGCCGAGGTCACGCTGGTGTCACCGCCGACGCTGGTGCCGCAGAACGTCTCGCTCTGGCCGGCGAGGGTCGTCTACGACCTCGATCAGGCGCTGGCGGAAGGCCCGGATGCGGTGATGATGCTGCGCATCCAGCTCGAGAGGATGAACGCCGCGTATTTCCCGACTGAGCGGGAGTATTCCAGACGATGGGGTCTTGACGCACTGCGAGTCGCCGGTCTTCCGGACGGTAGCATTGTGATGCACCCCGGACCCATGAACCGGGGTCTGGAGATCTCCTCCGAAGCCGCCGATTCCCCGCGCTCCACCGTGCTGGAACAGGTGACGAACGGAGTGTCCATCCGGATGGCAGTGCTGTACCTGCTTCTTGCAGGGGAACGAGACGACGAACGAGGGGGAGACCAGTGA
- a CDS encoding Rieske 2Fe-2S domain-containing protein translates to MRITGLGHAGMFIETVGGNIICDPVLGPSFFGSWFPFPDNRGLDWERFGREADFLYISHRHRDHFDPKLLERYIRKDIEVLLPEYPIDDLEQDIRALGYTNITYAPAGEIIERGDLKIMITPLRAPSDGPIGDSSLSVDDGTASILNQNDSHPLDLDTLLHFGKPDAYFTQVSGAIWWPMVYDLPMDAKQNFAKLKRDAQNKRAMYYIDKVDAPHVFPMAGPPMFLRDDLFDFNGIGRNGESIFTDQKQFLAHMKGQSPQYDGHLFVPGTVVTVDGGDVATEQSLYTEAELAHIFDEKWDYLEEQRSSRQQEIRDEEASRAEVLPAAEILEALKGWWEPLLKKSRTIRLGVGGCVRFKIGDLDMVVDFPRAKVREYGGEECIYWYTIPADLVSTNIRDHEIDWSNSIFLSMQFQVGRSGKFNEFLTTFLKCLSVDRIEYVENWYQEQTDQTEDAEVGDWVVQRRCPHLRADLTKTGKVDEDGILTCSMHDWKWDLKTGRCLSTSGHPIRSTKIDDVTDAVLSEAS, encoded by the coding sequence ATGCGGATCACGGGACTCGGCCACGCCGGGATGTTCATCGAGACGGTCGGCGGGAACATCATCTGCGACCCCGTCCTCGGACCCTCGTTCTTCGGCTCCTGGTTCCCGTTCCCCGACAACCGAGGGCTCGACTGGGAGCGATTCGGTCGTGAGGCTGACTTCCTCTACATCTCGCACCGGCACCGTGACCACTTCGACCCGAAGCTGCTCGAGCGCTACATCCGCAAGGACATCGAGGTGCTGCTGCCCGAGTACCCGATCGACGACCTCGAGCAGGACATCCGGGCGCTCGGCTACACGAACATCACCTACGCACCCGCAGGGGAGATCATCGAACGCGGTGATCTGAAGATCATGATCACGCCGCTCCGCGCCCCGAGCGACGGTCCGATCGGCGACTCGTCGCTGAGCGTCGACGACGGCACCGCGTCGATCCTCAACCAGAACGATTCGCATCCTCTCGATCTCGACACCCTGCTGCACTTCGGCAAGCCCGACGCGTACTTCACGCAGGTCTCCGGGGCCATCTGGTGGCCCATGGTCTACGACCTGCCCATGGACGCGAAGCAGAACTTCGCGAAGCTCAAGCGCGATGCTCAGAACAAGCGGGCGATGTACTACATCGACAAGGTGGACGCCCCGCACGTCTTCCCGATGGCAGGACCGCCCATGTTCCTGCGCGACGACCTCTTCGACTTCAACGGGATCGGCCGCAACGGCGAGTCGATCTTCACCGACCAGAAGCAGTTCCTCGCGCACATGAAAGGGCAGTCGCCGCAGTACGACGGCCACCTGTTCGTCCCCGGCACGGTCGTCACGGTCGACGGGGGAGACGTCGCCACCGAGCAGTCGCTCTACACCGAGGCGGAACTCGCCCACATCTTCGACGAGAAGTGGGACTACCTCGAGGAGCAGCGCTCGTCGCGTCAGCAGGAGATCCGCGACGAGGAGGCTTCCCGCGCGGAGGTCCTTCCGGCGGCGGAGATCCTCGAGGCGCTCAAGGGCTGGTGGGAGCCGCTGCTGAAGAAGTCGCGCACCATCCGCCTCGGTGTCGGCGGGTGCGTCCGGTTCAAGATCGGCGACCTCGACATGGTCGTCGACTTCCCCCGCGCCAAGGTGCGCGAGTACGGCGGGGAGGAGTGCATCTACTGGTACACGATCCCCGCCGATCTCGTCTCGACGAACATCCGCGACCACGAGATCGACTGGTCGAACTCGATCTTCCTGTCGATGCAGTTCCAGGTCGGACGCAGCGGCAAGTTCAACGAGTTCCTCACGACGTTCCTCAAGTGCCTCTCGGTCGATCGCATCGAGTACGTCGAGAACTGGTACCAGGAGCAGACCGACCAGACCGAGGATGCCGAAGTCGGCGACTGGGTCGTTCAGCGACGCTGCCCGCATCTGCGCGCCGACCTCACCAAGACCGGGAAGGTCGACGAGGACGGCATCCTGACGTGCAGCATGCACGACTGGAAGTGGGACCTCAAGACCGGACGATGCCTGTCGACCAGCGGTCACCCCATTCGCTCGACCAAGATCGACGACGTCACCGACGCGGTGCTCAGCGAGGCCAGCTGA
- a CDS encoding DEAD/DEAH box helicase: MPAPHVDLRDLMQITDAGGYQRGLAYFRAGNVLDVVWHEDLLELEGHVSGSGDAQYQTEVGFVSSNGTRRVRTTRCSCPVRSGCKHVVATLLASNVHEYTEQAAALKRPAEAAPPPATTRAPESAPSWRSLLDPAVSRHPQPLALGVELRHRESRSENHWGPRPVRAATARDLARPGGELLLAIRPLMRSAQTGSWIQGGAGWDAVRRDAAQFGRMQNRWFGDLLSISRDSLLSGNAGDWLVLDQVESPLLWGQLRTGAELGIPLVASQKNASVRLATSAEVSARIARVEDGSLSVAAEVQIEDATVPASAAHPIGRTGLYSAALIGARIEIVLAEAPLSEQIRALLAAPEPIVVPASDEQAFISDAYPLLARRSVVRAVGAVSLPEVPDPTPVLTITYERGDVVSYSFEWSYGRFGRVPFAWNDAAVRDASAEATTRARIEEAWQEFRATNFRPGGSFHDIDAAAFVAEGVPALEAVGVTVESIGAPKEYRELTGVPEVKVTTVETTDSDWFDLGILVTIDGRRIPFGPLFTALSKGRKKLLLSDGGYFSLNHPALDRLRDLIEEAGELQEWETGPRISRYQTDLWEEFEDLADEAEPAVNWRATAEGLRQATGVPETPVPAGVQAELRPYQKTGFDWLAFLWRHRMGGILADDMGLGKTLQLLTFLQHAKDQGETRPFLVLAPTSVLSTWRSEAARFTPGLRVSIVDSTSGRRADALRTAAESADLVVSSYTVARLDEEEFRTVEWAGLILDEAQFVKNPKTRLHRAIATFRSDVTYAVTGTPMENSLSELWSLLSLAAPGLFPSARKFRDRYIQPIEKGKVPENEEGGEYRARRLAQLRRRVRPLMLRRTKELVASDLPAKQEQLLEVELSPEHRALYDVVLQRERQKVLGLLDDLDRNRFIVFRSLTLLRMLSLAPGLVDEADAEIGSSKLDTLLERVIELQAEGHRALVFSQFTSFLDLAAARLEAAGIPYAHLDGSTRHREQVIDAFKAGEQPVFLISLKAGGFGLTLTEADYVFLLDPWWNPAAEEQAIDRTHRIGQTSQVFVYRMISTGTIEEKVLQLQQRKARLFTAVMDDDELFAQSITADDIKGLFEES; this comes from the coding sequence ATGCCCGCGCCGCACGTCGACCTCCGCGACCTCATGCAGATCACGGACGCGGGCGGATATCAGCGCGGTCTCGCCTACTTCCGCGCCGGGAACGTGCTCGATGTGGTCTGGCACGAGGATCTCCTCGAGCTCGAAGGGCACGTCAGCGGCAGCGGCGATGCGCAGTACCAGACCGAGGTCGGCTTCGTGTCGTCGAACGGTACTCGTCGGGTCCGCACGACCCGCTGCTCATGCCCGGTGCGCAGCGGATGCAAGCACGTCGTCGCGACGCTGCTCGCCTCCAACGTGCACGAGTACACCGAGCAGGCCGCCGCGCTGAAGCGGCCCGCGGAGGCGGCTCCTCCTCCGGCGACGACTCGCGCGCCGGAATCGGCTCCCTCCTGGCGCAGCCTGCTCGATCCGGCCGTCTCGCGGCATCCGCAGCCGCTGGCGCTCGGCGTCGAGCTGCGTCACCGGGAGTCCCGGTCGGAGAACCACTGGGGTCCGCGTCCGGTGCGCGCGGCGACCGCGCGTGATCTCGCCCGGCCGGGCGGCGAGCTGCTGCTCGCGATCCGTCCTCTCATGCGCAGCGCCCAGACGGGGTCGTGGATCCAGGGCGGTGCGGGCTGGGATGCCGTGCGTCGGGATGCGGCCCAGTTCGGGCGCATGCAGAACCGCTGGTTCGGCGATCTGCTGAGCATCTCCCGCGATTCACTGCTCTCCGGCAACGCGGGCGACTGGCTGGTGCTCGATCAGGTCGAGTCCCCCCTGCTGTGGGGCCAGCTCCGCACGGGAGCGGAGCTCGGCATACCTCTCGTCGCGAGTCAGAAGAACGCGTCCGTGCGCCTCGCCACTTCAGCCGAGGTGTCGGCGCGCATCGCGCGGGTCGAGGACGGTTCGCTGTCCGTCGCCGCCGAAGTCCAGATCGAGGATGCCACCGTGCCCGCATCCGCGGCACATCCGATCGGTCGTACCGGCCTGTATTCGGCAGCTCTGATCGGGGCGCGGATCGAGATCGTGCTCGCAGAGGCACCCCTGAGCGAGCAGATCCGCGCGCTGCTGGCCGCCCCCGAACCCATCGTCGTCCCGGCATCCGATGAGCAGGCGTTCATCTCCGACGCCTATCCGCTGCTCGCGCGGCGGAGTGTGGTCCGCGCGGTCGGTGCCGTCTCACTGCCGGAGGTGCCCGATCCGACGCCCGTTCTGACGATCACGTACGAACGCGGAGACGTGGTGAGCTACTCGTTCGAGTGGTCATACGGCCGATTCGGACGCGTGCCGTTCGCCTGGAACGACGCCGCAGTGCGCGACGCCTCGGCAGAGGCGACGACCCGGGCACGGATCGAGGAGGCCTGGCAGGAGTTCCGGGCGACGAACTTCCGGCCGGGTGGTTCGTTCCACGACATCGATGCCGCGGCGTTCGTCGCCGAGGGCGTCCCCGCCCTCGAGGCGGTGGGCGTGACCGTCGAGTCGATCGGCGCACCCAAGGAGTACCGCGAGCTGACCGGCGTTCCCGAGGTGAAGGTCACGACCGTCGAGACGACCGACTCGGACTGGTTCGATCTCGGCATCCTCGTGACGATCGACGGGCGAAGGATCCCGTTCGGTCCGCTGTTCACCGCGCTGAGCAAGGGACGCAAGAAGCTCCTGCTCTCCGACGGCGGGTACTTCTCGCTCAACCACCCGGCTCTGGACCGCCTCCGCGATCTGATCGAAGAGGCGGGTGAGCTGCAGGAATGGGAGACCGGCCCCCGGATCAGCCGCTATCAGACCGACCTCTGGGAGGAGTTCGAAGACCTCGCCGACGAGGCGGAGCCCGCGGTCAACTGGCGAGCCACGGCCGAGGGGCTCCGTCAGGCCACCGGCGTTCCCGAGACACCCGTGCCCGCGGGAGTGCAGGCCGAGCTTCGGCCGTATCAGAAGACCGGGTTCGACTGGCTCGCCTTCCTGTGGCGCCACAGGATGGGCGGCATCCTCGCCGACGACATGGGTCTCGGCAAGACGCTGCAGCTGCTGACCTTCCTCCAACATGCGAAGGATCAGGGCGAGACCCGGCCGTTCCTGGTGCTCGCTCCCACGTCGGTGCTGAGCACGTGGCGGTCGGAGGCGGCGAGGTTCACTCCGGGACTGCGGGTGTCGATCGTCGACAGCACCAGCGGCAGGCGCGCGGATGCTCTCCGCACCGCTGCAGAGTCGGCCGACCTCGTGGTGAGCTCCTACACCGTCGCCCGACTCGACGAAGAGGAGTTCCGCACGGTCGAGTGGGCCGGTCTGATCCTCGACGAGGCCCAGTTCGTCAAGAACCCGAAGACGCGACTGCACCGGGCCATCGCGACGTTCCGATCCGACGTGACCTACGCGGTGACCGGAACGCCGATGGAGAACAGCCTGTCGGAGCTCTGGTCGCTCCTGTCCCTGGCGGCTCCCGGCCTGTTCCCGTCGGCGCGCAAGTTCCGAGACCGATACATCCAGCCCATCGAGAAGGGCAAGGTCCCCGAGAACGAGGAGGGCGGCGAGTACCGCGCCCGGCGTCTGGCCCAGCTCCGTCGCCGCGTTCGGCCCCTGATGCTGCGACGCACGAAGGAGCTCGTCGCCTCCGACCTGCCGGCGAAGCAGGAGCAGCTGCTCGAGGTCGAGCTGAGTCCCGAGCATCGAGCCCTCTACGACGTGGTGCTCCAGCGAGAGCGTCAGAAGGTGCTGGGGCTGCTCGACGATCTCGACCGCAACAGGTTCATCGTCTTCCGCTCGCTGACTCTGCTGAGGATGCTGAGCCTCGCGCCCGGCCTGGTCGACGAGGCGGATGCGGAGATCGGGTCCAGCAAGCTCGACACCCTGCTCGAGAGGGTGATCGAGTTGCAGGCCGAGGGGCACCGTGCCCTCGTCTTCAGCCAGTTCACGTCGTTCCTCGACCTCGCCGCTGCCCGCCTCGAAGCGGCCGGCATCCCGTACGCCCATCTCGACGGCTCGACGAGACACCGCGAGCAGGTCATCGACGCGTTCAAGGCGGGGGAGCAGCCGGTCTTCCTGATCAGCCTGAAGGCGGGAGGCTTCGGTCTGACTCTCACAGAGGCCGACTACGTCTTCCTGCTCGATCCGTGGTGGAACCCCGCGGCGGAGGAGCAGGCGATCGACCGCACACACCGCATCGGCCAGACGAGTCAGGTGTTCGTCTACCGGATGATCTCGACCGGGACGATCGAAGAGAAGGTCCTTCAGCTGCAGCAGCGCAAGGCGCGCCTGTTCACCGCCGTCATGGACGACGACGAGCTGTTCGCGCAGTCGATCACGGCCGACGACATCAAGGGGCTCTTCGAGGAGAGCTGA
- the nusB gene encoding transcription antitermination factor NusB yields MSARTKARKRALDILFSADVRGDEVSVTLAAEAKRAASEPAREASWLYAREVVDGIIDHRDEIDEQITTHSRDWKLERMPAVDRALLRIGVWEILFNDQVPTAVAIDEAVELAKEFSTDDSGAFVHGVLARVSRAA; encoded by the coding sequence GTGAGCGCCCGTACGAAGGCGCGCAAGCGCGCACTCGACATCCTGTTCTCGGCCGACGTCCGTGGCGACGAGGTCTCGGTGACGCTGGCCGCGGAAGCCAAGCGCGCAGCGAGCGAGCCCGCACGTGAGGCCTCGTGGCTGTACGCCCGCGAGGTCGTCGACGGCATCATCGATCACCGCGACGAGATCGACGAGCAGATCACCACGCACAGCCGTGACTGGAAGCTCGAGCGGATGCCGGCCGTCGATCGAGCGCTGCTGCGCATCGGCGTGTGGGAGATCCTCTTCAACGACCAGGTGCCGACGGCCGTCGCCATCGATGAGGCGGTCGAGCTCGCCAAGGAGTTCTCGACCGACGACTCCGGTGCGTTCGTGCACGGCGTGCTCGCACGCGTCTCTCGCGCGGCCTGA
- the aroQ gene encoding type II 3-dehydroquinate dehydratase, which yields MTFPRRILLVNGPNLNLLGSREPEVYGTATLADVERLTAEAAAAEGFEIRAIQSNHEGVLIDAIHAAREDCAGIVINPGGLTHTSVALRDALTGVSLPFAEVHISNVYAREEFRHHSYLHDVAAVRVIGEGVAGYANAVRQLAALIP from the coding sequence GTGACCTTCCCCCGCCGCATCCTGCTCGTCAACGGTCCGAACCTCAACCTGCTCGGCAGCCGCGAGCCCGAGGTCTACGGCACGGCCACCCTCGCCGATGTCGAGCGGCTCACCGCAGAGGCCGCCGCCGCCGAGGGCTTCGAGATCCGCGCGATCCAGAGCAACCACGAGGGCGTCCTGATCGATGCGATCCACGCCGCGCGGGAGGACTGTGCAGGCATCGTGATCAATCCCGGCGGGCTGACGCACACGTCCGTCGCCCTGCGCGACGCGCTCACCGGCGTCTCGCTGCCCTTCGCCGAGGTGCACATCTCGAACGTCTACGCGCGCGAGGAGTTCCGGCACCACTCCTACCTCCACGATGTCGCTGCGGTCAGGGTGATCGGCGAGGGCGTGGCGGGGTATGCGAACGCTGTGCGGCAGCTCGCAGCGCTCATCCCGTAG